A DNA window from Arachis duranensis cultivar V14167 chromosome 3, aradu.V14167.gnm2.J7QH, whole genome shotgun sequence contains the following coding sequences:
- the LOC107482081 gene encoding isoflavone 2'-hydroxylase, translating into MEIIAMLGYSVLSVAIFFIFTLLIQSRSFKNLPPGPPSLPIIGNLHHLKKPLHRHFRGLSEKYGDVFSLWFGSRLVVVVSSPTVVQECFTKNDVVLANRPRFLSGKYIFYNYTTVGSSEYGEHWRNLRRITSLDVLSNHRLNSFSPIRRDETTRLIRKLSEDSTENFAKVELSSKFYDMTFNNIMRMISGKRYYGEDCDMADVEEAKHFRQMISEVLQLSGANNKTDFIPLLGMLDVDNLKKRLVTISGRTDKFLNGLLQEHRTKNQHQNTMIDHLLSLQDSQPDYYTDQIIKGLGLAMLLAGTDSSAVTLEWSMCNLLNHPEALNRVREELDTHVGQDRIVDESDIPKFTYLRNVINETLRLYTPAPLLLPHSSAEKCTIGGYKIPKDTIVLINGWAIHRDPKNWDEATSFKPERFERKGELEKLIAFGLGRRACPGEGLALRAISLTIALLVQCFDWKCVGDEKIDMTETDGFTLTKKVPLVALCKTRPVINQLIKP; encoded by the exons ATGGAGATTATTGCCATGCTTGGTTACTCAGTTCTGTCCGTAGCCATATTCTTCATATTCACCCTTCTCATTCAATCTAGAAGCTTCAAGAACCTCCCACCGGGTCCACCCTCTCTTCCCATAATAGGAAACCTCCACCACCTCAAGAAACCCCTCCACCGCCACTTCCGAGGCCTCTCTGAGAAATACGGCGACGTCTTCTCCCTCTGGTTTGGATCCCGTCTCGTTGTCGTCGTTTCCTCCCCAACCGTCGTCCAAGAGTGCTTCACcaaaaacgacgtcgttttagcAAACCGCCCTCGCTTCCTCTCCGGAAAATACATCTTCTACAATTACACCACCGTTGGATCCAGCGAATACGGAGAGCACTGGCGCAACCTCCGCCGCATCACCTCCCTCGACGTCCTCTCCAACCACCGCCTCAACTCGTTCTCCCCGATCCGAAGGGACGAAACCACCAGACTCATCCGGAAACTCTCTGAGGACTCTACCGAGAACTTCGCCAAAGTGGAACTGTCGTCCAAGTTCTACGACATGACGTTTAACAACATCATGAGGATGATCTCTGGGAAGAGGTACTATGGCGAGGACTGTGATATGGCGGACGTGGAGGAGGCGAAGCATTTCAGGCAGATGATTTCGGAGGTTCTGCAACTGTCCGGGGCTAACAACAAAACCGATTTCATTCCGCTGCTTGGGATGCTTGACGTTGACAACTTGAAGAAGAGGCTGGTGACCATTAGTGGTAGGACTGATAAGTTCTTGAACGGTCTTCTTCAGGAGCATCGCACCAAGAATCAGCACCAAAACACCATGATTGACCATCTTCTTAGCCTCCAAGACTCCCAGCCTGACTACTATACCGATCAAATCATCAAGGGACTTGGCTTG GCCATGCTTCTGGCTGGAACGGACTCCTCTGCTGTGACTCTGGAATGGAGTATGTGCAACTTGTTAAACCATCCGGAGGCGTTGAATAGAGTAAGAGAAGAATTGGACACTCACGTTGGTCAAGATCGCATAGTAGACGAATCCGACATTCCAAAATTCACTTACCTTAGAAATGTTATCAACGAGACGCTTCGTTTATACACACCAGCACCCTTGCTGCTACCCCACTCCTCTGCCGAAAAGTGTACTATAGGAGGCTACAAGATCCCAAAAGACACCATAGTCCTTATCAACGGTTGGGCCATTCACCGGGACCCCAAGAACTGGGATGAAGCAACGAGCTTCAAGCCGGAAAGGTTCGAAAGAAAAGGGGAATTGGAAAAGTTGATTGCGTTTGGGTTGGGGAGAAGGGCGTGCCCCGGTGAAGGGTTGGCTCTTAGGGCAATAAGCTTGACCATTGCTCTTTTGGTTCAGTGTTTTGATTGGAAGTGCGTTGGTGATGAAAAAATTGATATGACTGAGACCGATGGCTTCACTTTAACTAAGAAGGTTCCATTGGTGGCTTTGTGTAAAACACGACCAGTTATCAACCAGCTTATTAAGCCCTAA